A genome region from Candidatus Sericytochromatia bacterium includes the following:
- a CDS encoding EamA family transporter, with translation MTFPPLPTLLLTLVTVLLWGLIPIIDKLALNHQATSPLLGITIRACAVAVLALPALALSGNGWQALRQVPPSALALFAASGIVSLLLAQYTYYALLKQADVSRLFPFLFAAAPVVTMVLGVVYLGETWRARQVLGAILVILGGILLL, from the coding sequence ATGACCTTCCCCCCCCTTCCCACCCTGCTGCTGACCCTGGTGACTGTGTTGCTGTGGGGGCTGATCCCGATCATCGACAAGCTGGCGCTGAATCATCAGGCGACTTCCCCCCTGCTCGGCATCACGATTCGCGCCTGCGCCGTGGCCGTGCTGGCCTTGCCGGCGCTGGCGCTTTCGGGGAACGGGTGGCAGGCCTTGCGACAGGTCCCGCCTTCAGCCCTCGCGCTGTTTGCCGCGAGTGGCATCGTCTCGCTGCTGCTGGCCCAGTACACCTACTATGCCCTGCTCAAGCAAGCCGACGTGTCACGCCTGTTCCCCTTCCTGTTCGCAGCCGCACCGGTGGTCACCATGGTGCTGGGCGTGGTTTACCTGGGAGAAACCTGGCGCGCCAGACAGGTGCTGGGCGCCATTTTGGTGATTCTGGGCGGCATTCTGCTGCTGTAA
- a CDS encoding CHASE2 domain-containing protein, translated as MRAVFLAFAICAGWTALTLLGALEPLERLSVRARYMLTPLGRDTDDVVVVAIDERSLARYGQMPWDRRLFAQLVDHIGRARPSVIGIDVAFNEPARQPAEDRSLAQALSRVPTVLPIFLAYADAARLEMRAVEPLPVFGAAAVALGSVQLASHVQTEVWELEPFQNVVGHWVPAFPTAVLGAHRGSAVSPPSPHFPWRTGPQLFHFQGPRRHPLVSAVDVLEGQVSPSALTGRMVLLGATATGLPDTNFAVADPRMGPLSGVELAACAIDNLARDGFLQRLAPLAIALLMLALALGPGRVLTRGSDGPARRTLWLLLAAAAWSVLSLIAFRDGVWLEVVPVLGALASCHLAGVWGERADLLEHRNQLLARYGSDLAAEAQRQRARIEGELHDGIQQQLVVIGREVRRLLKRSETTDLTDRLQFLAAQTEEAQGEIKRLRGDLLPPALRHGGLAEALPVLALQHAQRSGLDVRAELASWEPLPEAREVELYWLVNEALTNALKHAAASRVRIRLDQSPQTAIIEVSDDGQGFTPPDLSIPPPGIEHSGLHRMWLRMRSHHGDLAVHSRPGAGTTLRFTLPVERREG; from the coding sequence ATGCGCGCTGTTTTTCTCGCCTTTGCCATTTGCGCCGGCTGGACGGCCCTGACCCTGCTTGGGGCCCTGGAACCACTCGAGCGGCTCAGCGTGCGTGCCAGGTATATGCTGACGCCGCTCGGGCGGGACACCGACGACGTCGTGGTGGTGGCGATCGACGAGCGCTCGCTGGCGCGGTACGGGCAGATGCCCTGGGACCGTCGTCTCTTTGCTCAGCTGGTTGACCACATCGGACGCGCGCGTCCCAGCGTGATCGGCATCGACGTCGCCTTCAACGAACCCGCCCGGCAGCCGGCGGAGGACCGCAGCCTCGCCCAGGCCCTGAGCCGCGTGCCGACGGTGCTCCCGATCTTCCTCGCCTATGCCGATGCGGCCCGACTGGAGATGCGGGCGGTCGAACCGTTGCCCGTGTTCGGGGCCGCGGCCGTGGCCCTGGGCAGCGTGCAACTGGCCAGCCACGTTCAGACGGAGGTCTGGGAACTGGAGCCCTTCCAGAACGTGGTCGGGCACTGGGTGCCTGCCTTTCCCACGGCGGTGCTGGGCGCCCACCGGGGCAGCGCCGTCTCGCCGCCAAGCCCGCATTTCCCCTGGCGGACTGGCCCGCAGCTGTTTCATTTCCAGGGGCCGCGCCGGCATCCACTGGTGTCGGCCGTGGACGTGCTGGAGGGTCAGGTTTCCCCCAGTGCCTTGACGGGCCGGATGGTCCTGCTCGGTGCCACCGCCACGGGGCTTCCCGATACCAATTTCGCCGTGGCCGATCCCCGTATGGGCCCGCTTTCGGGGGTGGAGCTGGCGGCCTGCGCGATCGACAACCTGGCCCGGGACGGGTTTCTCCAGCGGCTGGCCCCGCTGGCGATCGCCCTGCTGATGCTCGCCCTCGCGCTCGGGCCCGGGCGCGTGCTCACGCGGGGCAGCGATGGCCCGGCGCGCCGGACCCTGTGGCTGCTGCTTGCGGCCGCGGCCTGGTCGGTGCTCTCCCTCATCGCTTTTCGGGACGGGGTCTGGCTGGAAGTCGTACCGGTCCTTGGGGCGCTGGCCTCGTGCCATCTGGCCGGGGTCTGGGGCGAGCGCGCGGACCTGTTGGAACACCGCAACCAGTTGCTGGCTCGCTATGGTTCGGATCTGGCCGCCGAGGCGCAACGTCAAAGGGCGCGCATCGAAGGGGAACTCCACGATGGCATCCAGCAGCAACTGGTCGTGATCGGGCGAGAGGTCCGTCGCTTGCTCAAACGCTCGGAGACGACGGACCTGACCGATCGGCTTCAGTTTCTGGCTGCCCAGACCGAGGAGGCCCAGGGCGAGATCAAGCGTCTGCGCGGCGACCTGCTGCCGCCGGCCCTGCGCCACGGCGGTCTGGCAGAGGCATTGCCCGTCCTGGCCCTTCAGCACGCCCAGCGCAGCGGGCTGGACGTGCGTGCCGAACTGGCCAGCTGGGAGCCCCTGCCGGAGGCCCGCGAGGTCGAACTTTACTGGCTCGTGAACGAGGCCCTCACCAATGCCTTGAAGCACGCGGCCGCTTCGCGGGTGCGTATCCGCTTGGACCAGAGCCCGCAGACGGCCATCATTGAGGTGAGTGATGATGGACAGGGCTTCACGCCGCCCGACCTCAGCATTCCCCCGCCTGGCATCGAACACAGTGGTTTGCACCGGATGTGGCTGCGCATGCGCAGCCACCACGGCGATCTGGCCGTGCATTCACGACCTGGCGCGGGGACCACCTTGCGGTTTACGCTGCCGGTTGAGCGCAGGGAGGGGTGA
- a CDS encoding response regulator transcription factor, producing the protein MADAIRVVVVDDHPMVLRGTCEMLESASDVAVVGRGRDGDEALNLVATHRPDVLLTDLQMPRRDGLSVVRELRARGETLGIVVLTSADDETSILRALQAGANGYMLKTADEPELLQAIRLVAEGKPAILQPEVARAMMASWRTDGGEEALSEREVEILKTLAKDLSNKEIARHLGISDRTVQQHLSNIFSKLGVASRTGAVLKALRMGTITLEDARP; encoded by the coding sequence GTGGCTGATGCGATCCGGGTGGTGGTGGTGGATGACCACCCCATGGTCCTGCGAGGCACCTGTGAGATGCTCGAGTCGGCCTCCGACGTGGCGGTGGTCGGCCGTGGCAGGGACGGGGACGAGGCGCTCAACCTGGTGGCCACTCACCGGCCTGACGTGCTGCTGACGGACCTCCAGATGCCACGCCGCGACGGGTTGTCGGTGGTGCGGGAGCTTCGCGCGCGCGGGGAAACGCTCGGCATCGTCGTGCTGACCTCGGCTGACGATGAGACCAGCATCCTGCGGGCCTTGCAGGCCGGGGCCAACGGTTACATGCTGAAGACGGCCGACGAGCCGGAGTTGCTGCAGGCCATTCGTCTGGTGGCGGAGGGCAAGCCCGCCATCCTGCAGCCGGAAGTTGCCCGCGCCATGATGGCGTCCTGGCGCACGGACGGCGGCGAGGAGGCGCTCTCGGAGCGGGAGGTGGAGATTCTCAAAACGCTGGCCAAGGACCTCTCGAACAAGGAGATCGCCCGGCACCTGGGCATCAGCGACCGCACGGTGCAGCAGCACCTCTCCAACATCTTCTCGAAACTGGGCGTGGCCTCGCGGACCGGAGCGGTGCTGAAGGCCCTGCGGATGGGCACGATCACGCTGGAGGATGCGCGCCCATGA
- a CDS encoding FecR family protein, with translation MRVGWLRLPLVLGLLAGMAPVARGSTQPPPVAILVEVSGPVMWRAVSEQTLRQAAGGEQLQVGAVVRTGLRGQARLKWRNGGEFRLMPLSELVVPADEGVLLKQGRVWARFQEKLRQPFYFKAPSATAVVRGTILDVAVNADQSTTVAVYEGLVEVTGSQAGAARLLEPGQSLIVSPFGPLGAPQPLAPGLPTYQLNQLEPPARQPNDASGKDGTAPSPRAGAWDWLRQQRAAVRLERVRESERGYPDHQRPQAPPLPLPNGGPPRRPPGLPPREAEMLAPRGDPPPPPGSDRHGPGPRHFPGDPSGRQPVAADPNYAFPAGRPPHRSSGFPPCPLPDRPELDCRPVPMPPHDEHRPPPPPPGGTP, from the coding sequence ATGAGGGTAGGCTGGCTTCGTCTTCCGCTCGTGCTGGGGCTGCTGGCCGGGATGGCTCCCGTCGCCCGGGGCAGCACGCAGCCTCCCCCGGTGGCCATCCTGGTGGAGGTCAGCGGTCCGGTCATGTGGCGAGCCGTGAGCGAGCAGACCCTGCGCCAGGCCGCCGGTGGTGAACAATTGCAGGTGGGGGCCGTCGTGCGGACGGGCCTGCGCGGGCAGGCTCGCCTGAAGTGGCGCAACGGAGGCGAGTTTCGCCTGATGCCACTGAGCGAACTGGTGGTGCCCGCGGACGAGGGCGTCCTGCTGAAGCAGGGTCGGGTTTGGGCCCGCTTTCAGGAGAAGTTGCGACAGCCCTTCTATTTCAAAGCGCCGAGCGCCACGGCGGTGGTGCGAGGGACGATTCTCGACGTGGCGGTCAATGCCGATCAATCCACCACGGTGGCCGTTTACGAAGGGTTGGTGGAGGTGACGGGAAGCCAGGCGGGCGCCGCGCGTCTGCTGGAGCCGGGGCAAAGCCTGATCGTTTCTCCCTTCGGCCCGTTGGGCGCGCCCCAGCCGCTTGCTCCGGGCCTGCCCACCTACCAGCTGAATCAGCTGGAGCCCCCTGCCCGGCAACCGAATGACGCGTCGGGGAAAGACGGTACGGCGCCCTCTCCCCGCGCTGGGGCGTGGGACTGGTTGCGTCAGCAGCGGGCTGCCGTTCGCCTTGAAAGGGTCCGGGAATCGGAGCGTGGTTACCCGGATCATCAGCGGCCGCAGGCACCCCCCTTGCCCCTCCCGAATGGAGGCCCGCCCCGTCGGCCGCCGGGCCTGCCCCCGCGGGAAGCGGAGATGCTCGCTCCACGGGGCGACCCACCTCCGCCACCCGGCTCGGACCGGCACGGGCCAGGCCCGCGTCACTTTCCGGGGGATCCCTCGGGTCGCCAGCCGGTCGCGGCTGACCCCAACTACGCCTTTCCGGCCGGACGCCCGCCGCACCGCAGCTCCGGCTTTCCGCCCTGCCCCCTGCCGGACCGCCCGGAGCTGGACTGCCGC